Proteins encoded within one genomic window of Eurosta solidaginis isolate ZX-2024a chromosome 1, ASM4086904v1, whole genome shotgun sequence:
- the LOC137250574 gene encoding calponin homology domain-containing protein DDB_G0272472 isoform X2 encodes MNSQKPDSTALTVGIEKNYETATNEKYQINGNATNLARNGDKNEENTLQTSSEVGMKSIETTNANSTTVKRTVQRKTPKTSSQVNKNTKKINLNITKISTNIIKKKQLAKPRCIKNANKIINKTKTNKIKNKSVTEKISKDAKEQNLTINNLINKEKSPALDNKEQSKTIENHTVEVSNLTTNSSHKQANSKIIEEYSEESPTADSTEDIDINDINKNCGKQKQTIIHRDTLNNESVENLFDSELVIKLSQSSDDNLEFQDNDDSNISNVHTINCVNISNNEQQITILLAADLPDVVDIEPNYLDIFEEDASYDDNFENSSPIKDTNTKPRISIVPLSRLVRSELIESATSDSSITETELAPTTHHTIHTLPIAGTPSKRVCRPNLVKRRRNISSCSNSSGTTENLIEKVAGMDKFGIKEVINNSGTRFDEALKAHARKRLREEIRKQLKSMNVETANDVDNVDFVPDDIVDAICIPDLLLDEIRKALSIEFFYNNDTLQEPTMAIAASNSDKSDATKDRSDKELVRVGGVGAGAGTMMNNIQPIQESIVETTTATMGAGETEMETKKYAVEKDNMVEKKKALDSGVKTAAVSKANKTKDFVENAKILENKNATKNSDTTQNVLDVDKPNNNVDKEEGIDQQKVTKLPSDKAQEEVIDVSNTKNGVKKDNTVENKKESNKNNKVTATKDAVKVKKVAKKNGAPEKLKSTKVSGKVAEETNDKEMINDVEKQKETVASDKPAKKKIVTKNKQIGKKQQAKQSDKIVEVVAEDKTKNIVEKDNRSKDQQKAKESDKRLEVINEDQTKPTVEKNKTQGNDEKTNETDKTTSEIKNKSIITETVPTPKVYAAKRKANIIESDTEDSKINIIESCSEIVREISVLNCEENKRKKKKTKKGKKISRSKQNKLKEIDDDIILLDTSSSSSSSSSSSSSDSSTDSDSETSIHSVSSSVKRRRIKLRIDAQNIVDSFEKLILPSLSDNLKTRYHNKFSNSTYTRLHFISCICTSEYNTKTFTKKEIAKIQSDLKSEDRSAALEFLMREIVNVFNKQKETAKRERGNRIRRNTDSTDKSQQSNDEQPFSTTSASRRDETAGTSTSDIADKANAICREAVKYINSSGDNKKNASAAENDDGVRNCSMQSNLKTTPSCASTPTKHEQQHQSVNGRTLMSNHVMDVEEEVGEEEDVIGENANIAQNTRQRGNSINAFAEAYEYLQQNNNQHNNTNAITMNRNMLVNEIGSLSSRNETTTSSIGTTAAANAPRTYLNGLGLHSKDLFGTENKLNGATRNTTVRGESGPTLNNLWPLSGVTPLMISDTLFPNVDLDALRQKNILDEFVVNNLRGLDFKLMEMHKRKMFVEEMILKLQKDKMDIDMQTMQLQNEKFILLNTAMTAAVIEMPKHETTTESNALATSATTTTTATVAPIQNANAQPARMDKTSNSTRPSSSNGIMNTSATMTTTATMTTPPPPRGTTTNSMQQNTYQDHRKRRIDDNYSPPNAKRYRPRGRRGGCCRKVMLKRANNAPCIDPQLATDITFAPQDKRLSSPGRNRDTQRCPSSPHISSSDRWFNDTDRSFKPAELPVGTLDVKSALTQVNLYENYIIAAGEDGRLYKFNAMTLKLEMQFAKHSEAITHSYLCRDKKVLYTTSLDGYMKKTSLENFALDIQSVYMQEPLQCIEVKWGAAFIGSRWGNIFTYDIVSNTLNNSANSASDTPITAIKAAKEGPRRILIVASKSKDLQIRDASSYLLLRTITLPDTLSAYTILLDDGSIYCGTQRRDIVKLDFITGEHVCTLACGIGASILRQYQKKYLLVGSYDGSVYVIDKAKGRQVGRYVDSDENILTLTVIDNKIITTSKDKTLRINELPHYFEAKRK; translated from the exons ATGAATTCTCAAAAGCCAGATAGTACAGCATTAACTGTaggaattgaaaaaaattatgaaactGCAACAAATGAAAAATATCAAATTAATGGAAACGCTACAAACTTAGCTAGAAATggagataaaaatgaagaaaatactTTGCAGACGTCTAGTGAAGTTGGCATGAAGAGTATAGAAACTACAAATGCAAACTCAACAACAGTTAAACGTACAGTGCAACGGAAAACCCCTAAAACTTCTtcacaagtaaataaaaatactaaaaagatAAATCTTAATATTACCAAAATATCAACAAATATAATTAAGAAAAAACAATTGGCTAAACCTCGTTGTATCAAGAATgcgaataaaataataaacaagacaaaaacaaacaaaattaagaATAAAAGTGTTACAGAAAAAATTAGCAAAGACGCTAAAGAACAGAATCTtacaataaataatttaattaataaagaaaaaagtcCAGCACTAGATAATAAGGAACAAAGTAAAACTATAGAAAACCATACAGTTGAAGTAAGCAATCTTACAACAAACAGCAGCCACAAACAAGCAAATAGTAAAATAATAGAAGAATATTCTGAAGAAAGCCCAACTGCGGATAGTACAGAAGATATAGATATAAACGATATAAATAAAAACTGTGGAAAACAGAAGCAAACAATTATTCACAGGGATACTTTGAATAACGAAAGCGTAGAGAACTTGTTTGATAGTGAATTGGTCATCAAATTGAGTCAATCAAGCGACGACAATTTAGAATTCCAGGACAATGATGATTCCAACATTTCCAATGTACACActattaactgtgtaaatatatctAATAATGAACAACAAATAACAATACTACTTGCTGCTGATTTACCCGATGTTGTTGATATCGAACCGAATTATTtagatatttttgaagaagatgCTTCGTATGATGACAATTTCGAAAATTCGTCGCCAATTAAGGATACTAACACAAAACCACGTATTTCTATAGTACCATTATCGCGTCTTGTACGCAGCGAACTTATCGAATCGGCAACAAGCGACTCAAGTATTACAGAAACCGAGCTTGCACCTACAACGCACCACACAATACACACACTACCAATAGCAGGTACACCAAGTAAACGGGTCTGTCGACCGAATCTGGTAAAACGACGACGTAATATTTCAAGTTGTAGTAATTCAAGTGGTACTacagaaaatttaattgaaaaagtaGCCGGTATGGATAAATTTGGTATTAAAGAAGTCATCAATAATAGTGGAACACGTTTTGATGAAGCGCTTAAAGCACATGCGCGTAAACGTTTACGTGAAGAGATACGTAAACAATTGAAATCAATGAATGTAGAGACTGCAAATGATGTTGATAATGTAGATTTTGTACCCGATGATATTGTAGATGCTATATGTATACCAGATTTGCTATTAGATGAGATACGTAAAGCTTTAAgtatagaatttttttataataacgaTACATTACAAGAGCCTACCATGGCAATTGCGGCATCCAATTCAGATAAATCGGATGCCACAAAAGACAGGAGTGATAAAGAGTTAGTTAGAGTTGGTGGTGTTGGTGCTGGTGCTGGAACAATGATGAATAACATACAGCCAATACAAGAGAGTATTGTTGAAACGACGACTGCAACAATGGGAGCCGGAGAAACTGAGATGGAAACGAAAAAATATGCAGTTGAAAAAGATAATATGGTAGAGAAGAAAAAAGCATTAGATAGCGGTGTTAAAACGGCAGCAGTATCAAAAGCGAATAAAACTAAAGACTTTGTCGAAAATGCCAaaatattggaaaacaaaaaTGCAACCAAAAATAGTGATACAACGCAGAACGTATTAGATGTGGATAAACCGAATAATAATGTGGATAAAGAAGAAGGAATAGATCAGCAAAAAGTAACAAAATTACCAAGCGATAAAGCGCAGGAAGAAGTAATAGAtgtttcgaacacgaaaaatggGGTTAAAAAAGATAATACTGTAGAGAATAAGAAAGAatcgaataaaaataataaagtgaCAGCAACAAAAGATGCAGTTAAAGTTAAGAAAGTAGCTAAAAAGAACGGAGCACCAGAGAAACTAAAGTCAACAAAAGTTAGTGGTAAAGTTGCTGAAGAAACCAATGACAAAGAAATGATAAATGATGTAGAGAAACAAAAAGAAACAGTAGCTAGTGACAAACCGGCAAAAAagaaaattgtaacaaaaaacaaacaaataggaAAAAAACAGCAAGCAAAGCAGAGTGATAAAATAGTAGAAGTTGTAGCTGAAGATAAAACGAAAAATATTGTAGAAAAAGACAATAGAAGTAAAGATCAACAAAAAGCAAAAGAGAGTGATAAAAGGTTAGAAGTTATAAATGAAGATCAAACAAAGCCGACTGTAGAAAAGAATAAAACGCAAGGGAATGACGAAAAAACAAATGAAACTGACAAAACAACtagtgaaataaaaaacaaatcaataattacTGAAACAGTGCCAACACCTAAGGTATATGCTGCAAAGCGTAAAGCAAATATAATAGAAAGCGATACAGAAGAcagcaaaattaatataatagaaaGTTGCTCAGAAATAGTGCGCGAAATAAGCGTACTAAACTgtgaagaaaataaaagaaagaaaaagaagacaaaaaaaggtaaaaagatTTCACGTTCAAAACAGAATAAACTCAAAGAAATCGATGATGATATAATACTACTTGACACATCATCATCATCGTCCAGCAGTTCATCGTCATCAAGTTCCGATAGTAGCACCGACTCAGATTCTGAAACATCAATTCATAGCGTTTCGTCATCAGTGAAACGTAGACGCATAAAATTACGCATAGATGCGCAAAATATTGTAGACAGTTTTGAAAAACTCATACTACCCAGTCTGAGTGATAACTTGAAAACACGTTATCATAACAAATTTTCGAATTCTACATACACACGTTTGCATTTCATATCATGTATATGCACCAGCGAATATAATACAAAAACatttacgaaaaaagaaattgcaaaaatacaaTCTGATCTAAAATCAGAAGATCGTAGCGCTGCTTTAGAATTTTTGATGCGTGAAATTGTCAACGTTTTCAATAAACAAAAAGAGACTGCAAAAAGGGAGCGTGGTAATCGTATAAGAAGAAACACAGACAGCACAGATAAATCACAACAATCAAACGATGAACAACCATTTTCTACAACAAGCGCTAGTAGAAGGGATGAAACAGCGGGTACTTCTACTTCAGATATAGCCGACAAAGCTAATGCGATTTGCAGAGAAGCTGTTAAATATATTAACAGTAGCGGtgacaataaaaaaaatgctaGTGCAGCAGAAAATGATGATGGTGTAAGAAACTGTAGTATGCAATCAAATCTGAAAACAACACCCTCTTGCGCCTCAACACCAACTAAACACGAGCAACAACATCAAAGTGTGAATGGGCGAACATTAATGAGCAATCATGTGATGGATGTAGAAGAGGAAGTGGGGGAGGAGGAAGATGTGATTGGTGAAAATGCTAACATTGCACAAAATACAAGACAACGTGGAAACAGCATTAACGCATTCGCTGAAGCATACGAATATTTACAACAGAACAACAATCAACACAACAACACTAATGCAATTACAATGAATAGAAATATGTTGGTAAATGAAATTGGGAGTTTGTCATCAAGAAATGAGACGACGACGTCTTCTATTGGTACGACGGCGGCAGCGAATGCACCACGAACTTATTTGAATGGTTTGGGATTACACTCTAAAGATCTATTTGGcactgaaaataaattaaatggtgCTACAAGAAACACAACAGTGAGAGGCGAAAGTGGTCCCACGTTGAATAATTTATGGCCACTATCCGGCGTTACACCGCTCATGATATCAGATACGCTCTTTCCAAATGTAGATTTAGATGCTTTGCGCCAAAAAAATATCCTCGATGAATTTGTTGTAAACAATTTACGTGGATTAGATTTTAAATTAATGGAAATGCATAAACGTAAAATGTTCGTCGAAGAGATGATATTAAAATTGCAAAAAGATAAAATGGATATTGATATGCAAACTATGCAATTGCAAAATGAAAAATTTATCTTATTGAATACCGCTATGACGGCAGCTGTTATTGAAATGCCAAAGCATGAAACAACTACTGAATCGAATGCACTTGCAAcaagcgcaacaacaacaacaacggcaactgTTGCACCAATACAAAATGCAAATGCTCAACCAGCTCGTATGGATAAAACTTCAAACAGCACCAGGCCCAGCTCTTCCAATGGCATCATGAACACCAGCGCCACCATGACCACCACAGCAACCATGACTACACCACCACCACCTCGAGGGACTACCACAAATTCTATGCAACAAAACACATATCAAGATCATCGTAAACGTCGTATTGATGATAATTATTCCCCGCCAAATGCTAAACGTTATCGTCCACGTGGTAGACGTGGCGGTTGTTGTCGTAAAGTTATGTTGAAACGTGCCAACAATGCACCCTGTATAGATCCGCAATTGGCAACAGATATTACATTTGCACCACAAGATAAAAGATTGTCATCACCAGGTCGCAATCGTGATACACAACGATGCCCTTCAAGTCCACATATTTCAAGCTCAGATCGTTGGTTTAACGATACGGATCGTTCATTCAAACCTGCTGAATTACCTGTGGGCACTTTGGATGTTAAAAGTGCATTGACTCAAGTAAATCTTTATGAGAATTACATAATTGCTGCTGGTGAAGATGGACGTCTGTACAAATTTAATGCTATGACACTGAAATTAGAGATGCAATTCGCGAAACATAGTGAAGCTATTACACATTCGTATTTGTGTCGTGACAAGAAAGTTTTATACACAACATCGCTGGATGGTTATATGAAGAAGACATCTTTGGAG aaTTTCGCCTTGGATATACAATCAGTATATATGCAGGAACCCCTACAATGCATTGAAGTAAAATGGGGCGCTGCTTTTATTGGAAGCCGATGGGGCAATATTTTCACATACGACATTGTG